TGATCCGGCCCATCGGGATGTCGATACCGCTGTGGGTGATCACGCCGGTCCGGACCAGCACCCGCCGGTCGGTGACGATGAAGTGCGTGGTGAGCCAGCGGACGAAGGCGGGCACGCACCGCCAGGCCACGAGCGCGATCCACAGCACCGCCACGACGATGCCGCACCAGGTGGAGACCGCGCCGTCGAGACGGGCCTGGATCAGGCCGAGGAGGAAACCCGCGACCGCGGTGCCGAAGAGGAAGGTCAGGGCGGGCAGCACGAGTGCCTTCCAGTGCGGATGCCGATGCAGCAGCAGCTCTTCCTCGGGTGCGAGGGCGTCCTCCGGATATCCCATACGGGACACGATGGCACACGCCGGGGTCGTGCCGACACGACCGGTGCGCCCGGATTCTCAGGCGGGTCGCAGGTGCGTGATGTCGCCCGCCGCGACCGCCACCGGTGCTCCCCCGGTGTCGGGCCGGATCACGATCCGGCCCTGGTCGTCGACGTCCACGGCCACC
This region of Rhodococcus sp. Z13 genomic DNA includes:
- a CDS encoding PH domain-containing protein, yielding MGYPEDALAPEEELLLHRHPHWKALVLPALTFLFGTAVAGFLLGLIQARLDGAVSTWCGIVVAVLWIALVAWRCVPAFVRWLTTHFIVTDRRVLVRTGVITHSGIDIPMGRISNVQFRHGLVDRMLRTGTLVVVSAAEDPIEFDDIPDVQQVHALLYREAFDTDDRRDEHEDADDRTTTYGREDHERRKAW